In Sodalis ligni, a single genomic region encodes these proteins:
- the pduC gene encoding propanediol dehydratase large subunit PduC has protein sequence MKSKRFEALAKRPVNQDGFVKEWVEEGFIAMESPNDPKPSIKIVNGKITELDGKPREQFDLIDHFIANYGINLPRAEEVMAMDSVKLAKMLCDPNISRGDIIPLTTAMTPAKIVEVMSQMNVVEMMMSMQKMRARRTPSQQAHVTNIQDNPVQIAADAAEGAFRGFDEQETTVAVARYAPFNAIALLVGSQVGRPGVLTQCSLEEATELKLGMLGHTCYAETISVYGTEPVFTDGDDTPWSKGFLASSYASRGLKMRFTSGSGSEVQMGYAEGKSMLYLEARCIFITRAAGVQGLQNGSVSCIGIPSAVPSGIRAVLAENLICSSLDLECASSNDQTFTHSDMRRTARLLMQFLPGTDFISSGYSAVPNYDNMFAGSNEDAEDFDDYNILQRDLKVDGGLRPVREDETVAIRNKAARALQAVFAGMGLPPITDEEVTAATYAHGSKDMPPRNKVEDIKFAQEIIEKNRTSLEVVKALAENGFPDVAQSVLDMQKAKIAGDYLHTSAIIIGKGQVRSAVNDINDYAGPATGYRLEGARWEEIKNIPNALDPNELG, from the coding sequence ATGAAATCCAAGCGATTTGAAGCATTGGCGAAACGGCCGGTTAACCAGGACGGATTCGTCAAAGAGTGGGTGGAAGAAGGCTTTATAGCCATGGAAAGCCCCAACGATCCCAAGCCGTCCATCAAGATAGTCAACGGCAAAATCACCGAACTGGACGGTAAGCCTCGCGAGCAGTTTGATCTGATTGATCATTTTATCGCCAACTACGGCATCAACCTGCCCCGCGCCGAAGAAGTCATGGCGATGGACTCGGTGAAACTGGCCAAGATGCTGTGCGATCCGAATATATCGCGTGGGGATATCATTCCGCTCACCACCGCCATGACGCCGGCAAAAATCGTCGAAGTGATGTCGCAAATGAACGTGGTGGAAATGATGATGTCGATGCAGAAAATGCGTGCTCGCCGTACTCCGTCGCAACAAGCCCACGTGACCAATATTCAGGATAACCCGGTACAAATCGCCGCTGACGCCGCTGAAGGCGCGTTCCGCGGTTTCGATGAACAGGAAACCACCGTGGCGGTGGCGCGCTACGCGCCGTTTAACGCCATCGCGCTGCTGGTAGGCTCGCAAGTGGGCCGTCCCGGCGTATTGACGCAATGCTCGCTGGAGGAAGCCACCGAACTGAAGCTGGGCATGCTGGGCCATACCTGTTATGCGGAAACCATTTCCGTCTACGGTACCGAACCGGTATTCACCGACGGCGACGACACGCCGTGGTCAAAAGGCTTCCTGGCCTCTTCTTATGCCTCCCGCGGTTTGAAAATGCGCTTTACCTCCGGCTCCGGCTCGGAAGTGCAAATGGGCTACGCCGAGGGCAAATCCATGCTGTATCTGGAGGCGCGCTGTATTTTCATCACCCGCGCCGCCGGCGTGCAGGGGCTGCAAAACGGTTCGGTCAGCTGTATCGGTATTCCGTCCGCGGTGCCCTCGGGCATAAGGGCGGTGTTGGCGGAGAACCTGATTTGTTCTTCTCTTGATTTGGAATGCGCGTCCAGCAACGACCAGACCTTTACCCACTCCGACATGCGCCGTACCGCCCGTCTGCTGATGCAGTTCCTGCCGGGAACCGACTTTATCTCCTCCGGTTATTCCGCCGTGCCGAACTACGACAATATGTTCGCCGGTTCCAATGAAGACGCGGAGGATTTCGATGACTACAACATCCTCCAGCGGGACTTGAAGGTGGACGGCGGCCTGCGGCCGGTGCGGGAAGACGAGACGGTGGCCATCCGCAATAAAGCGGCGCGGGCGCTGCAGGCGGTATTTGCCGGCATGGGCCTGCCGCCCATTACCGATGAGGAAGTCACCGCCGCCACCTATGCCCACGGCTCAAAAGATATGCCGCCGCGCAATAAGGTGGAAGACATCAAGTTCGCCCAGGAAATCATCGAAAAGAACCGCACCAGCCTGGAAGTGGTGAAAGCCCTGGCGGAGAACGGTTTCCCCGATGTGGCGCAAAGCGTGCTGGATATGCAAAAGGCCAAGATCGCCGGCGACTATTTACACACCTCGGCCATCATCATCGGCAAGGGCCAGGTGCGGTCGGCGGTGAACGATATCAACGATTATGCGGGTCCGGCCACCGGATACCGTTTGGAAGGCGCGCGGTGGGAAGAGATCAAAAACATTCCCAATGCGCTCGATCCCAACGAATTGGGCTAA
- a CDS encoding propanediol/glycerol family dehydratase medium subunit, which produces MEINETLLRQIIGDVLNQMQTGDNPISFAPSPAAGNGPAAGASRGAAGNSITANGIPGDNIPGDKQPNGFLTVIGDAKPGARKDEVVIAVGPAFGLSQTTNITGVPHQRILRELIAGIEEEGIRARIIRCFKSSDVAFVAVEGNRLSGSGISVGIQSKGTTVIHQRGLPPLSNLELFPQAPLLTLETYRLIGKNAARYAKGESPDPVPTLNDQMARPKYQAKSAVLHIKETKYVVTGKQPQELRVAL; this is translated from the coding sequence ATGGAAATTAACGAAACGCTGTTGCGGCAGATCATCGGCGACGTATTAAACCAGATGCAGACCGGGGACAACCCTATCTCCTTTGCGCCCTCGCCCGCCGCCGGAAACGGCCCTGCCGCCGGCGCCTCCAGAGGCGCCGCAGGCAACAGTATCACCGCTAACGGCATTCCCGGCGACAACATTCCCGGCGATAAACAGCCCAACGGCTTTTTAACCGTCATCGGCGACGCCAAACCCGGCGCCCGCAAGGATGAAGTGGTCATCGCCGTCGGACCGGCGTTCGGCCTGTCGCAAACCACCAATATCACCGGCGTGCCGCACCAGCGGATTCTGCGGGAGCTGATTGCCGGCATTGAGGAAGAAGGGATCCGCGCCCGGATCATCCGCTGCTTTAAATCCTCCGACGTGGCCTTTGTGGCGGTGGAAGGCAATCGGCTCAGCGGCTCCGGTATCTCGGTGGGCATTCAGTCCAAAGGCACCACGGTTATCCATCAGCGCGGCCTGCCGCCGCTGTCGAATCTGGAGCTGTTTCCCCAGGCGCCGCTGCTGACGCTGGAAACCTATCGCCTGATCGGTAAAAACGCCGCCCGCTATGCCAAAGGCGAATCGCCTGATCCGGTGCCGACCCTCAACGATCAGATGGCCCGGCCCAAATACCAGGCCAAGTCGGCGGTGCTGCATATCAAAGAAACCAAATATGTAGTGACGGGTAAACAGCCGCAGGAACTGCGCGTCGCGCTCTGA
- a CDS encoding glycerol dehydratase reactivase beta/small subunit family protein, which translates to MSLTEMTRPAILLLADTAAKRPGWRQLLLGMEEEGIPFVINDMDQQAMPLADRAHLAASVSPLSVGIAVGTEDIAVHDPHLPAHQPLFVLTRYPSRPAEEIRRLGCNAARLVKGLPFK; encoded by the coding sequence ATGAGCCTGACTGAAATGACCCGGCCGGCCATTTTGCTGCTGGCCGATACGGCGGCAAAACGGCCGGGGTGGCGGCAACTGCTGCTGGGCATGGAGGAAGAAGGTATTCCTTTCGTCATCAACGACATGGACCAGCAGGCTATGCCGCTGGCGGATCGGGCCCATCTGGCCGCATCGGTTTCACCGCTGTCGGTGGGCATCGCAGTGGGCACGGAAGATATCGCGGTGCACGATCCCCATTTGCCCGCCCACCAGCCGCTGTTTGTGCTGACGCGGTATCCAAGCCGCCCGGCGGAGGAAATCCGCCGGCTGGGCTGCAATGCGGCGCGGCTGGTGAAAGGTCTACCGTTCAAATAA
- the pduA gene encoding propanediol utilization microcompartment protein PduA — MNNALGLIETKGLVGAIVAADAMVKSANVQLVGYEKIGSGLVTVMVRGDVGAVKAAVDAGAAAAEGVGNVISTHVIPRPHSDVEGFLPKSAPVSGE; from the coding sequence ATGAATAACGCGTTGGGACTAATCGAAACCAAAGGTCTGGTGGGCGCCATTGTGGCGGCGGATGCCATGGTCAAATCGGCCAATGTTCAACTGGTGGGCTATGAGAAGATCGGATCGGGCCTGGTCACGGTCATGGTGCGCGGCGATGTCGGCGCGGTCAAGGCGGCGGTGGATGCGGGCGCGGCGGCGGCGGAGGGCGTGGGCAACGTTATTTCCACCCACGTTATTCCCCGGCCCCATTCGGACGTGGAGGGTTTCCTGCCGAAATCCGCTCCGGTATCGGGTGAATAA
- a CDS encoding BMC domain-containing protein encodes MKTSLGLLEVAGLALAVKAADRMVKAADVKITGIERTNGSGWMLVSVTGDVASVKAAITDGAALARLEHGWGADRVIARPAAALASWIAPKGASAVSEQETGDTEPSPPGPAPAHSESAAIPAPAAGCNLCHDPACTRRKGEPRGACLHYALHHAQRGDL; translated from the coding sequence ATGAAAACCTCCCTGGGTTTACTTGAAGTCGCCGGCCTGGCGCTGGCGGTCAAGGCGGCGGACCGCATGGTCAAAGCGGCCGACGTCAAGATAACCGGCATCGAGAGAACCAACGGCTCCGGCTGGATGCTGGTGAGCGTGACCGGCGACGTGGCCTCGGTCAAGGCGGCCATTACGGACGGCGCGGCGCTGGCCCGCCTTGAGCACGGCTGGGGGGCGGACCGGGTGATTGCCCGCCCCGCCGCCGCTCTGGCGAGCTGGATAGCGCCCAAGGGCGCATCCGCGGTTTCGGAACAGGAGACCGGCGATACCGAACCGTCGCCGCCAGGGCCGGCGCCGGCCCACAGCGAGTCGGCGGCCATTCCCGCGCCGGCGGCCGGCTGTAATCTATGTCATGACCCGGCGTGTACGCGGCGTAAAGGCGAACCCCGCGGGGCATGTCTTCACTATGCGCTTCACCATGCGCAAAGAGGCGACCTGTGA
- the pduM gene encoding PduM family microcompartment protein, whose protein sequence is MAAELMQRQDATPGTDAGPAREQWIAECVARVIARLQLRRHAELVLTLASLAREWSDDAPLGHARLRVTHTTAAFLRRLAAGTEEDAAMDVLRQAWRCGLIVTLELDPAEFGRLPVSGLARLPLRYCTADGMAVHLLARRVAGYADIAALSPGYLVLARAVLLTALARDEAAKRGLQLYRQE, encoded by the coding sequence ATGGCCGCCGAACTGATGCAGCGGCAGGATGCTACGCCGGGCACGGATGCCGGGCCGGCGCGGGAGCAATGGATAGCGGAGTGCGTGGCGCGGGTGATAGCCCGTTTGCAGTTGCGTCGGCACGCCGAACTGGTGCTCACCTTGGCGTCGCTGGCGCGGGAGTGGTCGGATGACGCCCCCCTGGGCCATGCCCGTCTGCGCGTCACGCACACCACAGCGGCTTTTTTGCGCCGGCTGGCCGCCGGCACGGAAGAGGACGCGGCCATGGACGTGCTGCGCCAGGCCTGGCGTTGCGGTTTAATCGTAACCCTGGAGCTCGATCCGGCAGAATTCGGCCGGCTGCCGGTAAGCGGATTGGCGCGCCTGCCGCTGCGTTATTGCACCGCTGACGGCATGGCGGTGCATTTACTGGCCCGCCGGGTGGCCGGCTACGCCGATATCGCAGCCCTGTCGCCGGGTTATCTGGTGCTGGCCCGCGCCGTGCTGCTTACCGCGCTGGCCAGGGACGAGGCAGCTAAACGAGGTCTTCAACTTTACAGGCAGGAGTAA
- a CDS encoding EutN/CcmL family microcompartment protein, with protein MQLARVIGSVVSTQKSPSLLGKKLMVIEPVNADGSSPAGIYQQEVAVDSVGAGEGEIVLVARGASARWVFAEPNQAIDLAIVGIIDSFVP; from the coding sequence ATGCAATTGGCGCGCGTTATCGGCTCGGTGGTCTCGACCCAGAAATCCCCTTCGCTGCTGGGCAAGAAATTGATGGTGATCGAACCGGTCAACGCAGACGGTTCCTCTCCCGCCGGCATCTACCAACAGGAAGTGGCGGTGGATTCCGTCGGCGCCGGGGAAGGCGAGATCGTGCTGGTGGCGCGCGGCGCCTCGGCGCGGTGGGTTTTTGCCGAACCGAACCAGGCCATCGATTTGGCCATTGTCGGCATCATCGACAGTTTTGTTCCTTAA
- a CDS encoding cob(I)yrinic acid a,c-diamide adenosyltransferase, with the protein MSIYTKTGDNGTTSLIGGQRLKKYHPRVEAYGTVDELNACLSVAARQMEDPLNRQRVLEIQHQLFWLGAELADAQPEQRNAVVQRIGAEHIERLEHTIDRCMTALPPVSGFVLPGDTPAGSQLHLARTVARRAERLVARLADEATIRPEVLRYLNRLSDCLYALARSEDQNGKNEAVIGEVMRRYLAAAGVEQTIADGESSWRRDKPGTFLESDVIAWPNARHHDTSQSGTKSRYLIEQSSPLPPSAPLSTSDGPDFALVHGLMRAVLDAARELAVAVVISIVDPHGNQVMTYRMPDALLASLELAPKKAFSAVALKTATHNLAPAVQPGAALYQLEASMGGKIVTFGGGYPLYRAGRLVGGLGISGGTVDQDRQIAQRAITQCHVGKE; encoded by the coding sequence ATGAGCATTTATACCAAAACCGGCGATAACGGCACCACATCCCTTATCGGCGGGCAGCGGCTGAAAAAGTATCACCCGCGGGTTGAGGCCTACGGCACGGTGGACGAGCTTAACGCCTGCCTGAGCGTGGCCGCCCGGCAGATGGAGGATCCGCTCAACCGGCAACGGGTGCTGGAGATACAACATCAGCTGTTCTGGCTGGGGGCCGAACTGGCGGACGCCCAGCCGGAGCAACGGAACGCCGTGGTGCAGCGTATCGGCGCCGAGCACATCGAGCGGCTGGAACACACTATCGATCGCTGCATGACGGCGCTGCCGCCGGTGAGCGGTTTTGTCTTGCCCGGCGATACGCCGGCGGGCAGCCAGCTTCATTTGGCCCGCACCGTGGCGCGGCGGGCGGAGCGGCTGGTGGCGCGGTTGGCGGACGAGGCGACGATCCGCCCTGAAGTGCTGCGCTACCTTAACCGGCTGTCGGATTGCCTCTACGCCCTGGCGCGCAGCGAAGATCAAAACGGAAAAAACGAGGCGGTCATCGGCGAAGTGATGCGGCGCTATCTGGCGGCGGCCGGCGTTGAACAAACCATTGCCGATGGAGAAAGTTCATGGCGTCGCGACAAACCGGGGACCTTTCTGGAAAGTGACGTTATCGCCTGGCCGAATGCCCGGCATCACGACACATCGCAATCCGGCACGAAAAGCCGCTATCTCATTGAGCAAAGCAGTCCGCTGCCGCCGTCTGCTCCTCTGAGCACATCGGATGGTCCTGATTTCGCCCTGGTGCACGGTCTGATGCGGGCGGTCCTGGACGCGGCGCGGGAGCTGGCGGTGGCGGTGGTGATATCCATCGTCGATCCCCACGGCAATCAGGTTATGACCTATCGTATGCCCGATGCGCTGCTGGCCTCGCTGGAGCTGGCGCCGAAAAAGGCCTTTAGCGCCGTGGCGCTGAAAACCGCCACCCACAATCTCGCTCCGGCGGTACAGCCGGGGGCCGCGCTTTATCAACTGGAAGCCTCGATGGGCGGCAAGATTGTCACCTTCGGCGGCGGCTATCCGCTCTATCGCGCCGGCCGGCTGGTGGGCGGGCTGGGCATCAGCGGCGGAACCGTCGACCAGGACCGGCAAATCGCCCAACGGGCCATCACGCAATGTCATGTGGGGAAAGAGTAA